The Streptomyces rimosus genomic interval AGACCTTGGCCCAGTATCTACGAAGCGCCGGGGTCCGTTCCTGCCCGGAACGTCACAGTGTTGTGAGAATCCTTCGGTATGCGGCTTTGATCTTGGATTCTCGCGGCGGTACGCGCCCGCGTGCGCCGGCCGGGGCCCTCAGACCCGCGGCAGGCTCTCGGCCTCGATGCCGCCCTCGATGGCGAGGATGCGGTGCAGGCGGGTGGCGACCAGGAGCCGCTGCATCTGGGGCGGTACGCCGCGCAGCACCAGCCGGCGGTTGGCCCGCCCGGCGCGGCGGTGCGCGCCCATGATGACGCCGAGGCCGGTGGCGTCCCAGGAATCCAGGCCGGTCAGATCGAGCACCAGGTCGCCCTGGCCGGAGTCGACGGCGGTGTGCAGGACGGTACGGGCGTCCGCCGCGCTGCGGACGTCGAGGCGGCCCCCGACGACCAGCTCGGCGTGGTCGCCCCTGATGTGCATATGTGCTCCCCGGGTGATGAGTGCTCGATCGTTACGACTACAGAACTGACTGCCTCTCATGCGGCGAAGTTGCCGCCTGTAAGCGAACCGATACCGAATTCACCCTGGGGGGTGAAGGGCGCCGGGCCCGTGCGGGTGACGCGCCGGGTGCCGTGCCGGTGCCGCCGCGGCCGGCCGGCGGACCGGCCGTCGTGCCGCGGCGGTACCGGGCCCGGCGCCTGACGCGGCGTCAGTGCGGTGCCGCGGGGCCCGGAGCCGTCCGATGCGGTATCAGTGCTCGTAGAAGCCTTGCCCGCTCTTGCGGCCGATATCGCCGGCGTCCACCATCCGCCGCATGATCTCCGGCGGCGCGAACTTCTCGTCCTGCGACTCGGTGTAGATGTTGTCGGTGGCGTGCAGCAGGATGTCCACGCCGGTCAGGTCGGCGGTGGCCAGCGGGCCCATGGCGTGCCCGAAGCCCAGCTTGCAGGCGGTGTCGATGTCCTCGGCGGAGGCCACCCCGGACTCGTACAGCTTCGCCGCCTCGACGACCAGCGCCGAGATCAGCCGGGTGGTCACGAAGCCGGCCACGTCGCGGTTGACGACGATGCAGGTCTTGCCGACCGACTCGGCGAACGCGCGGGCGGTGGCGAGGGTTTCGTCGCTGGTCTTGTAGCCGCGCACCAGCTCGCACAGCTGCATCATCGGCACCGGCGAGAAGAAGTGGGTGCCGACCACCCGCTCGGGGCGCCCGGTGGCCGCCGCGATCTTGGTGATCGGAATGGCGGAGGTGTTGGAGGCGAGCACCGCCTCGTCCTTGACCAGCTTGTCCAGGCTCTGGAAGATCTCCCGCTTGACGTCGATCCGCTCGAAGACGGCCTCGACGACGATGTCCGCGTCGGCGGCCGCGTCCAGGTCGGTCGTGGTGGTGATCCGGCCCAGCGCCCGCTCCGCGTCCTCCGCGGCCAGCTTGCCCTTGCCCACGAACTTCTCGTACGACTTCTCGATGCCGCTGCGGCCGCGGGCCAGCGCCCCGTCCGTCACGTCGCGGAGGACGACCTCCCAGCCCGCCTGGGCCGAGACCTGCGCGATGCCGGACCCCATCAGTCCGGCCCCGATGACGGCGAGCTTCTTTGCCACTGGCTGTCCCCTAACACGCTGTACATCTGACGGCTCTCGGCAGTGACGTTAGCGCCCGTCGGCGATCGATAGGAGGGTTAGAGATGCGCGTCACGTCTCAGATGACGGACATCACACCACCCGTGCTCATCCGCCCGCGCGCACGGCATAGTTGAGGACCTTTCCGCCGAGCGCGTCTTCAAGGTCGTCCAGCAGGGCGAGGGCCTCGCGTGACACCTCGTCGGGTGCGCGCCCGGTCATCATCTCGCGGCCGATGTAGCCCATGAGCGTGCTGTGCACCCAGTTGAGCTGACCGGCCACCATGAGCGGCAGCCAGTCGTCCGCCGCCGCGCCGGCCTCCTGGCGCAGGGTCTCCTCCAGCCGGGTGAGCTGTTCCTGCTGGAGGTGCCACAGGCGGGCCTTGAGGGTGGCGGAGCCTTCGATGACCCGCATGAAGCGGTCGTAGCCCTGGACCAGGCCGACGGTGGGCGAGACCGCCTCCACCTGCTCGCGCAGTTCGCGCAGGACGGCGGCGGCGGCCGACTCCCCGGCGCCCCGGCCGCGCACGAAGCGCGCGAGGCGGTCCACCAGCCCGGCGCTGCGGTCCAGGAAGAGGTCCTCCTTGGCCGGGAAGTAGTTGTAGACGGTGTTGACGGAGACGTCGCAGACCTCGGCGATCTCCGCGACGGTCACCGCGTCGAAGCCGCGCTCCAGGAACAGGCCGGTGGCCATGTCCGAGATGCGCTGGCGCGTCTGCCGCTTCTTCCGCTCCCTGAGCCCCTCAGCCATGTCCGCATCGTACGCCTCCTTGGGTATCGTTGAATTTTGGGGGCGTTGCAATTTTTCAGTCTCTCTGTTTTTCTTTCCGGCATGGCAGTCATCAGCGCGTCCGGCCTCGCCCGGGCCTTCACCACCCAGCGCGGCACCGTCGAAGCGGTACGCGGCATCGACCTCACCGCCGAACGCGGCGAGATCCTCGGCCTGCTCGGCCCGAACGGCGCCGGGAAGACCACCACCCTGCGGATGCTCACCACGCTCCTCGCGCCCACCGGCGGCACCGCGACGGTGGCCGGCTGCGACCTCGCCCGCGACCCGGCCGGGGTGCGGCGCGCCACCGGCTACGTGGCCCAGTCCGGCGGCGTCGACCCGAACGTCTCCGTACGGGAGGAACTGGTCACCCAGGGGCGGCTGTACCGCCTGCCGAAGGCCGAGGCGGCGGCCCGCGCCGGGGAACTGGCCGACGCGCTCGGCCTCGACGGGCTGCTGGACCGCAAGTGCGCGGCGATGTCCGGCGGGCAGCGGCGGCGCCTGGACATCGCGATGGGGCTGGTGCACCGGCCGGCGGTGCTCTTCCTGGACGAGCCGACGACCGGTCTCGATCCCGGCAGCCGGGCCGATCTGTGGGAGCTGGTCCGGCGGCTGCGTACGGACTTCGGCACCACGGTCGTCCTGACCACCCACTACCTCGACGAGGCGGACGCGCTGGCGGACCGCGTCGTGGTCGTGGACCAGGGCGTGGTGGCCGCCGAGGGCACCCCGCACGCGCTCAAGTCCGCGTACGCCGGTTCGCCCGACGCGTCCCTCCAGGACGCCTTCCTGGCGATCACCGGGCGCGACCCCGCCCCCGCGGACACCGCCCCCGTCGCCGTCTGACCGCCCGCCCCCGTCACCGCACCGCCCACAGGAGTCCCCGTATGTCCTCCGCCCTGTCCGACACGGCCCTGATCTTCGGGCGCTACGCCCGGCAGACCCTGCGCTCCAAACTCCAGATGTTCTTCGGCGTGCTGATGCCGCTGCTGTACCTGTTCTTCTTCGGCCCGCTGCTGACCGACCTGCCGCTGACCTCCGAGGGCAGCTCCTGGCAGGTCCTGGTGCCCGGTCTGCTGCTCCAACTCGCACTGTTCGGCGGCGCGTTCTGCGGGTTCGGCATCATCGTCGAGAAGCAGTACGGCGTGCTGGAGCGGATGCGGGTGACGCCCGTCAGCCGCCTCGCGCTGCTGCTGGGGCGGGTGCTGCGGGACGCGGCGCTGTTCACCTTCCAGGCGGTGCTGCTGGTGCTGGCGGCGGTGGTGATGGGGCTGCGGGCGCCGCTGGGCGGCATTCTCATCGGGTTCGCCTTCGTCGCCGTGACGACCGTCGCGCTGTCCTCGTTCTCGTACGCGCTGGCCCTGAAGGTCACCTCGCCGCAGGAGTTCGGGCCGGTCGTCAACGCCGCCACCATGCCCACGATGCTGCTGTCCGGTCTGATGCTGCCGATGGCCCTGGCGCCCGGCTGGCTGGACGCGCTCTCGCACGTGATGCCGCTGCGCTACCTCGTGGACGGCGTCCGGGCGGCCTACGTGGGCGACTACACCGCGGCGAGCGTGCTGTACGGCGCGCTGGTCGCGGCCGGGCTCGCCGTACTGGCCGCGGCCGTGTGCGCCCGCGCCTTCCGCAGGGCGGCCGCGTAGGCTCGCCCGTATGGTCAATCTGACGCGCATCTACACCCGTACCGGCGACAAGGGCACCACCGCCCTCGGCGACATGAGCCGGACCGCCAAGACCGACACGCGGATCGCGGCCTACGCGGACGCCAACGAGGCCAACGCGGCGATCGGCGTGGCCATCGCGCTCGGCTCGCTGCCGGAGGACGTCGTCAAGGTGCTCGTCCGGGTGCAGAACGACCTCTTCGACGTGGGCGCCGACCTGTCGACGCCGGTGGTGGAGAACCCGGAGTTCCCGCCGCTGCGCGTCGAGCAGTCCTACGTCGACAAGCTGGAGGCGGACTGCGACCACTACCTGGAGGGCCTGGAGAAGCTGCGCAGCTTCATCCTGCCCGGCGGCACGGCGGGCGCCGCGCTGCTGCACCAGGCGTGCACGGTCGTACGCCGTGCCGAGCGCTCCACCTGGGCGGCGCTGGAGATGCACGGCGACACCATGAACCACCTCACCGCCACCTACCTCAACCGCCTCTCCGACATCCTGTTCATCCTGGCCCGCACGGCCAACAAGGAGCTGGGCGACGTGCTGTGGGTGCCGGGCGGCGAGCGCTAGCCAATCTCACCAGCCGGACTTCCGGCCGGCCCCGGTGTGGTCGCGGTCGTCCGTGCCGCCCTGGGGCAGGTCCGCCGCCGGCGCCTGCTTCGGCCAGATCGTGTAGCTCGTCGCGATCACCAGGTTGATGCCGATGACGAAGAGCATCTTGGTCTGCCAGCCGCGCAGCGAGGTGGTCTGCGCGGGGTCGCCCACGTACCGGACCGCGGCCTCCAGCAGGCCCATCGCGATGAGCGCGGCGAGGATCCAGCGGGCCGCCGACTGCCATTCGAAGACCGTACGGGCCCGGCCATACTTCGGCGCGGGCACCGGCGGCGGGCCGCCCGCGAAACGGTGGGCGAAGCGGACGTCCACCCACTTGATGGTGCGGTGCCCCAGCGCGACCGAGAAGCCGATGTAGGCGGCGGCCAGTCCGTGCTTCCAGTCGGGCTCGGCGCCGTTCTTCAGGTCGACGGCGGTGACGACCAGCAGGACCAGCTCCAGCAGCGGCTCCAGCAGCAGCACGGCGACGCCGGTACGCGGCATCTTCGCCAGGTAGCGCAGGGCCAGTCCGCCGGCCAGCAGTATCCAGAAGCCGACCTCGCAGACGACGATCAGCACAGCGATCACGGGACTCCCCTTCTTTCCTGTCCCTTCCAGGCTCGCCCCGGAATCCGGCCGTGCCCTCGTCGCCCATGACGATCCGCCGCTGCATCTTTCGATGTCCCGCGACGGCCCGGAACTGCATCCTTCGATGTACCGCGCGGGGCGCGCGGTTCGGCCGGGGCGTGGAGGCGGCGGGCCGCGCGGCCGTGTTTGATGGTGGGGTGACCGCACGACCCCGCCTGGCCCTGCCCCGCCCGCACCGCGACGACCTGCGCATCGCCGTCTGCGGGCTGCTCGGCGGGCTGCTGGTGTGGGCGCTGGGGCTGCGCAACAACACACCGCTGGTGGACCTGCCCGAATGGCTGGTCCTGCTGGCGCTGACCGCCATGTCCGCCGCCGAGCTGCTGCGCCGCAGCGCGCCGCGCACCGCGCTGGCCACGGCGACCGCCGCGCTCGCGCTGGACGTGTGCAGCGGCGGGCTGATCATCACGATCCTGATGTTCACTGACGTCATCTACGCCGCGGTGTTGTACGGATCGCCCGCCACCGCCCGGCGGGTCCCGGTCATCAGCATCCTGCTCACCGTCGCCGCCACCATCGTCCCGGTGGCGGTGCTGCGCGACCCGCGGGCCCTGCTGCTCGGCATCGGCGTCGGCGTGATCACGACCGCGCCCGCCTGGACCGGTGTCATCATCCGCGAGCACCGCAACGCCGCGCGGGCCGCCCGGCTGGAGGCCGAACAGACCGCCCTGCTGGCCGAGATGGACCGTACGCAAGCGGTCGTCGCCGAACGCGCGCGGATGGCGCGCGAGTTGCACGACATGGTCGCCAACCACCTGTCGGCCATCGCGATCCACTCCACGGCCGCGCAGTCCATAGACGACCCGGCCGCCACCCGTGAGGCGCTCGGCGTCATCCGCGAGAACAGCGTGCAGGGCCTGGCCGAGATGCGGCGCCTGATCGGACTGCTGCGGGACGCGAAGGACCCCGGCGCGACGGCCGAGGCGCAGGCCACGCCGACCCTGGACGGACTGGACGCATTGCTGCGGCAGGCGCGCACCAACGGGGCGAGCAGCGGCCTGACATTCACCCTCCAGGATGACCGACAAGACGGCCGGCAGGACGACCGTGAGGACCCCCGGGCGGACGGCGGCGCCGCGCGGCTGCCCGCGCCGGTGGAGCTCGCCGCGTACCGCATCGTGCAGGAGTCGCTGACCAACGCCCTCAAGCACGCGGCGCCCGGCGAGGTGGCGGTCCGCATCGCGTACGCTCCTGGCGGCCCGCTCATCGTCAGCGTGACCAGCCCCTTCGGTGACCGCCCCGGCCCGCGCGCGCCCGGCTCCGGCGCGGGGCTGGTCGGCATGCGGGAGCGGATCGCGCTGCTCGACGGAGATTTCGAGGCCGGCCCCGAGGGCCTGGGAGACCGCAAGACATGGCGGGTACGGGCCACGCTCCCGGTCCGCGAGGAGGAAGAGGAACGATGACAGCTGCCACCGGCCGCCCGGTCCGGGTGCTGATCGCCGAGGACCAGTCCGCCGTACGGGCCGGGCTGGTGCTGATCCTGC includes:
- a CDS encoding 3-hydroxyacyl-CoA dehydrogenase family protein, coding for MAKKLAVIGAGLMGSGIAQVSAQAGWEVVLRDVTDGALARGRSGIEKSYEKFVGKGKLAAEDAERALGRITTTTDLDAAADADIVVEAVFERIDVKREIFQSLDKLVKDEAVLASNTSAIPITKIAAATGRPERVVGTHFFSPVPMMQLCELVRGYKTSDETLATARAFAESVGKTCIVVNRDVAGFVTTRLISALVVEAAKLYESGVASAEDIDTACKLGFGHAMGPLATADLTGVDILLHATDNIYTESQDEKFAPPEIMRRMVDAGDIGRKSGQGFYEH
- a CDS encoding TetR/AcrR family transcriptional regulator; this encodes MAEGLRERKKRQTRQRISDMATGLFLERGFDAVTVAEIAEVCDVSVNTVYNYFPAKEDLFLDRSAGLVDRLARFVRGRGAGESAAAAVLRELREQVEAVSPTVGLVQGYDRFMRVIEGSATLKARLWHLQQEQLTRLEETLRQEAGAAADDWLPLMVAGQLNWVHSTLMGYIGREMMTGRAPDEVSREALALLDDLEDALGGKVLNYAVRAGG
- a CDS encoding ABC transporter ATP-binding protein; translation: MAVISASGLARAFTTQRGTVEAVRGIDLTAERGEILGLLGPNGAGKTTTLRMLTTLLAPTGGTATVAGCDLARDPAGVRRATGYVAQSGGVDPNVSVREELVTQGRLYRLPKAEAAARAGELADALGLDGLLDRKCAAMSGGQRRRLDIAMGLVHRPAVLFLDEPTTGLDPGSRADLWELVRRLRTDFGTTVVLTTHYLDEADALADRVVVVDQGVVAAEGTPHALKSAYAGSPDASLQDAFLAITGRDPAPADTAPVAV
- a CDS encoding cob(I)yrinic acid a,c-diamide adenosyltransferase, whose protein sequence is MVNLTRIYTRTGDKGTTALGDMSRTAKTDTRIAAYADANEANAAIGVAIALGSLPEDVVKVLVRVQNDLFDVGADLSTPVVENPEFPPLRVEQSYVDKLEADCDHYLEGLEKLRSFILPGGTAGAALLHQACTVVRRAERSTWAALEMHGDTMNHLTATYLNRLSDILFILARTANKELGDVLWVPGGER
- a CDS encoding ABC transporter permease, with protein sequence MSSALSDTALIFGRYARQTLRSKLQMFFGVLMPLLYLFFFGPLLTDLPLTSEGSSWQVLVPGLLLQLALFGGAFCGFGIIVEKQYGVLERMRVTPVSRLALLLGRVLRDAALFTFQAVLLVLAAVVMGLRAPLGGILIGFAFVAVTTVALSSFSYALALKVTSPQEFGPVVNAATMPTMLLSGLMLPMALAPGWLDALSHVMPLRYLVDGVRAAYVGDYTAASVLYGALVAAGLAVLAAAVCARAFRRAAA
- a CDS encoding STAS domain-containing protein codes for the protein MHIRGDHAELVVGGRLDVRSAADARTVLHTAVDSGQGDLVLDLTGLDSWDATGLGVIMGAHRRAGRANRRLVLRGVPPQMQRLLVATRLHRILAIEGGIEAESLPRV
- a CDS encoding sensor histidine kinase, giving the protein MTARPRLALPRPHRDDLRIAVCGLLGGLLVWALGLRNNTPLVDLPEWLVLLALTAMSAAELLRRSAPRTALATATAALALDVCSGGLIITILMFTDVIYAAVLYGSPATARRVPVISILLTVAATIVPVAVLRDPRALLLGIGVGVITTAPAWTGVIIREHRNAARAARLEAEQTALLAEMDRTQAVVAERARMARELHDMVANHLSAIAIHSTAAQSIDDPAATREALGVIRENSVQGLAEMRRLIGLLRDAKDPGATAEAQATPTLDGLDALLRQARTNGASSGLTFTLQDDRQDGRQDDREDPRADGGAARLPAPVELAAYRIVQESLTNALKHAAPGEVAVRIAYAPGGPLIVSVTSPFGDRPGPRAPGSGAGLVGMRERIALLDGDFEAGPEGLGDRKTWRVRATLPVREEEEER